From the Patescibacteria group bacterium genome, the window GGTCAGTTTCGCCGGATATCTAAACTATTCAATTTGGCAGTTAGCCGCCAAAGCACCGGAACAAGTTAACTGCACTATGGAAGCCAGGCTTTGCCCGGACGGGTCAGCGGTCGGCCGCATCGGACCCAATTGCGAATTTGTGCCTTGCCCGGAAACTAATGCCGCCCTATCCTTGCCCAAAGGTTATTCCCTTGATTCCTATAAAATAGAGAAAGTTTTAGATATGGCCTGCGTAAAAAATACCGACTGCTTCACGTCGGGAGAATATATACTCCAATCGCGCTGTCCCTTTACTTCGCTTTGCCTCGAAAATAAATGTACGGTCGTTTGTCCGGCCCAAACCGATCTGTCCTGGCCGGAAGCCGAAGCCAAGATTAATAACTGCGAAGCTGAAAGACTCTCCCAAAACCATGACCGCCAGGTAACTCTTTTCCTAAAAGACCGCCGCCGGCTAAAAACCGTAGAGCCGACCCTGGATTTAATCATCAGCCTGTACCAGTCCGTCCAATCCAAATGCGGCAAAATTCCGATCGCGACGGAATAAAAAAACTCCTTATTCAAGCTATAAAATCGCATCTTCAATCAGGGTGGTTTTATATTAGCTTTTGATAGCATTTAGAAAGATTGCTAAAGTTCGCAATCTTTTTGTTTGACTCAAGGGAAATAATTTGTCAAACTTAAGCCAGGTCTAAATAATATCAAAAAAATGCTGGTAAAAAATAACAATTACGCATTTATTGATAGTCAAAATCTTAACTTAGGGATAAGGGATTTGGGCTGGAGGCTGGATTATAAAAAATTCAGGATTTACCTTAAGGAAAAATACGGCGTTGATAAAGCTTATCTATTTATTGGATTTTTGATTGAAAATCAAAATTTATACCGATCTTTGCAGGAATATGGCTATATTCTAATATTTAAAACTGTGATGAAGGATTGCGATGGCAAAGCTAAAGGAAATGTTGATGCTAATTTGGTCTTACAAGCTATGATAGATTTTAATAAATATAAAAAAGCCGTTCTAGTGACCAGTGATGGAGATTTTTATTGTTTGGCTGATTATTTATATAAAAATAATAAGCTTGAAATTGTTATTAGTCCTAATCAGGGCAAGTGTTCAGTATTGCTTCGCAAATCAGCCAAGGAAAAGATTGTATTCATGAATAATTTAGAGAGTAAATTCTCCTATATAAAGAAAAAGCACCGCTTAAGGACGGAACCTTAAGAGGTGCTTTTTCATAGTGATTCTAAATATAGGATAGCACAAAGTCCATTAAATTTCAATGAAATTTCCGCCATTTTTCTGCAAAGTTTCGATAAATAATAAAAATATAGCTAATATTAGTTAAATATATATAAAATAAAAATGAGGACTTAGGCCGGAAAAGGATACTATATGGTTATGAACAAATCACATTTCAGCTTAGCTTTTGATGAAAAAATTGCAAGTAATTATAAAAACGCATCGCAAAAAGTGCGGGTTTTAACGGAACAATGGGTTGATAATTCTATTTTTTGTCCGAATTGCGGAAATTTCAGTATTGATAAATATCCAAACAATCAGCCTGTCGCCGATTTTTACTGCTTAAATTGCCGTGAGGAATATGAATTAAAAAGTAAACAAAATACAATTGGCACAAAAATTGTTGACGGCGCATACCGCACAATGATTGAACGGCTCACGAGCAGTAATAACCCAAATTTTTTCCTGCTAAATTATGATCTAGCGAATCTTGAAGTTGTAAATTTTTTGGTTATTCCTAAGCATTTTTTTGTCCCGGAAATAATAGAAAAGAGAAAGCCGCTTGCATTAACAGCTCGACGTGCAGGCTGGGTCGGTTGCAATATTATTCTTAGAAATATTCCACAAACCGGCAAGATATTTTTTGTTCGCGATAAAGTGATAGAGCCGAAAGAGAAAGTGCTGACTGATTGGAAGAAGACCTTGTTTTTAAGAGAAGAAAAAGAAATATCGGCAAAAGGCTGGTTGCTTGATGTTATGCGATGTGTTGATAAACTCGGTAAAAAAGAATTTACACTTGACGAAGTATATGCTTTTGAAAACGAATTGAGCCGATTGCATCCGGAAAACAGGCATATCAAGGATAAAATTCGCCAGCAATTGCAGTTGTTAAGAGATAAGGATTATTTGCATTTCTTAGGGCGAGGTAAATATAAAGTTATATGAAGCTAAAGGATTTTATCAAAAAATTAAAGACAATAGAGAAAACGCAGGGCGGGAATTGCGAAGTAATTATGGCAGATAATATTCCGGTAGTAAGCCCTATTTTTTCTGAAAGTTATCAGAGCAAGAAAAAGGTTGTCATAACCGACAGGTAGTTATTGACTAATGCCGAGATAAGGAATAAAATATACGGGTAAAACATATGCGGATTACCCGACAAAACCAGAATAATTCATAAACCCTATGGCCGGCTTTTTTGCCGGTTTTTTGCTAAAAAACAGTTACGTTGATGCTTGTCGTAGCGCAAAACTATGAAATTGCGTTACCTTGG encodes:
- a CDS encoding TspO/MBR family protein; its protein translation is MHKDNFIKLAIAVVIAEAAGIIGSFFTAPSIPSWYATLPKPAFNPPAWIFAPVWTALFALMGIAAFLIWKKGLKRKDVKIALAIFIGQLVLNALWSFIFFGLHNPKGAFFELIVLWLAILATIISFYRISKSAAWLLLPYILWVSFAGYLNYSIWQLAAKAPEQVNCTMEARLCPDGSAVGRIGPNCEFVPCPETNAALSLPKGYSLDSYKIEKVLDMACVKNTDCFTSGEYILQSRCPFTSLCLENKCTVVCPAQTDLSWPEAEAKINNCEAERLSQNHDRQVTLFLKDRRRLKTVEPTLDLIISLYQSVQSKCGKIPIATE
- a CDS encoding NYN domain-containing protein, coding for MLVKNNNYAFIDSQNLNLGIRDLGWRLDYKKFRIYLKEKYGVDKAYLFIGFLIENQNLYRSLQEYGYILIFKTVMKDCDGKAKGNVDANLVLQAMIDFNKYKKAVLVTSDGDFYCLADYLYKNNKLEIVISPNQGKCSVLLRKSAKEKIVFMNNLESKFSYIKKKHRLRTEP
- a CDS encoding DpnI domain-containing protein, translated to MNKSHFSLAFDEKIASNYKNASQKVRVLTEQWVDNSIFCPNCGNFSIDKYPNNQPVADFYCLNCREEYELKSKQNTIGTKIVDGAYRTMIERLTSSNNPNFFLLNYDLANLEVVNFLVIPKHFFVPEIIEKRKPLALTARRAGWVGCNIILRNIPQTGKIFFVRDKVIEPKEKVLTDWKKTLFLREEKEISAKGWLLDVMRCVDKLGKKEFTLDEVYAFENELSRLHPENRHIKDKIRQQLQLLRDKDYLHFLGRGKYKVI